A part of Arachis hypogaea cultivar Tifrunner chromosome 12, arahy.Tifrunner.gnm2.J5K5, whole genome shotgun sequence genomic DNA contains:
- the LOC112727609 gene encoding magnesium-chelatase subunit ChlH, chloroplastic, giving the protein MASLVSSPFTLPSSKTDQLSAISQRHLFLHSFLPKKANCHGNSSRSSLRVKCAAIGNGLFTQTTPEVRRIVPDKNNNNQNLPTVKIVYVVLEAQYQSSLSAAVRALNSINKDASFEVVGYLVEELRDEATYKTFCKDLEDANVFIGSLIFVEELALKVKAAVEKERERLDAVLVFPSMPEVMRLNKLGSFSMSQLGQSKSPFFQLFKKKKTSSAGFADSMLKLVRTLPKVLKYLPSDKAQDARLYILSLQFWLGGSPDNLQNFLKMISGSYVPALKGTKMEYSEPVLYLDTGIWHPLAPCMYDDVKEYLNWYGTRRDADEKLRSPNAPVIGLILQRSHIVTGDDGHYVAVIMELEARGAKVIPIFAGGLDFSGPVERFLIDPISKKPFVNSVVSLTGFALVGGPARQDHPRAVEALSKLDVPYIVALPLVFQTTEEWLNSTLGLHPIQVALQVALPELDGGMEPIVFAGRDPKTGKSHALHKRVEQLCTRAIKWAELKRKSKEEKRLAITVFSFPPDKGNVGTAAYLNVFASIFSVLKDLEYDGYNVEGLPETPEALIEEVIHDKEAQFSSPNLNIAYKMSVREYQKLTPYATALEENWGKPPGNLNADGENLLVYGKQYGNVFIGVQPTFGYEGDPMRLLFSKSASPHHGFAAYYSFVEKIFKADAVLHFGTHGSLEFMPGKQVGMSDVCYPDSLIGNIPNVYYYAANNPSEATIAKRRSYANTISYLTPPAENAGLYKGLKQLSELISSYQSLKDTGRGPQIVSSIISTAKQCNLDKDVALPDEGEELPAKERDLVVGKVYSKIMEIESRLLPCGLHVIGEPPSALEAVATLVNIAALDRPEDGISSLPSILAETVGRNIEEVYRGSDKGILKDVELLRQITEASRGAITSFVEKTTNKKGQVVDVSNKLTSILGFGINEPWIQYLSNTKFYRADREKLRTLFEFLGECLKLVVADNELGSLKQALEGKYVEPGPGGDPIRNPKVLPTGKNIHALDPQAIPTTAAMQSAKIVVDRLIERQKVDNGGKYPETIALVLWGTDNIKTYGESLAQVLWMIGVRPVADTFGRVNRVEPVSLEELGRPRIDVVVNCSGVFRDLFINQMNLLDRAVKMVAELDEPAEQNFVRKHALEQAQSLGIDVREAATRIFSNASGSYSSNINLAVENSSWNDEKQLQDMYLSRKSFAFDCDAPGAGMMEKRKVFEMALSTADATFQNLDSSEISLTDVSHYFDSDPTNLVQNLRKDGKKPSAYIADTTTANAQVRTLAETVRLDARTKLLNPKWYEGMLSTGYEGVREIEKRLTNTVGWSATSGQVDNWVYEEANTTFIQDEEMLKKLMNTNPNSFRKLVQTFLEANGRGYWETSEDNIEKLRQLYSEVEDKIEGIDR; this is encoded by the exons ATGGCTTCTTTAGTATCTTCACCATTCACACTACCGAGTTCTAAAACCGACCAACTCTCTGCTATTTCACAGAGACATCTCTTCCTTCATTCTTTCCTTCCAAAGAAGGCAAACTGCCATGGAAACTCATCAAGATCTTCCCTCAGAGTGAAATGTGCTGCAATTGGCAATGGCCTCTTCACACAAACCACACCAGAAGTTCGTAGAATAGTTCcagacaagaacaacaacaaccagAACCTTCCAACGGTTAAGATTGTATATGTGGTTCTTGAAGCTCAGTACCAGTCATCTTTGTCTGCTGCAGTTAGAGCTCTCAACAGCATCAACAAAGATGCTTCCTTTGAGGTTGTTGGTTACTTGGTCGAGGAGCTTCGCGACGAAGCCACTTACAAGACATTCTGCAAGGATTTGGAGGACGCCAATGTCTTCATTGGCTCATTGATCTTTGTGGAGGAACTTGCCCTTAAG GTTAAGGCTGCTGTGGAGAAAGAAAGGGAGAGGCTTGATGCAGTTCTTGTGTTCCCATCAATGCCTGAGGTGATGAGGCTCAACAAATTAGGCTCGTTCAGCATGTCACAGCTTGGACAATCCAAGAGCCCCTTTTTTCAgctcttcaagaagaagaagacctCTTCTGCAGGTTTCGCTGACAGCATGTTGAAGCTTGTGAGGACACTGCCAAAGGTTTTGAAGTACTTGCCAAGTGATAAGGCTCAAGATGCTAGGCTCTATATCCTGAGCCTGCAGTTTTGGCTTGGCGGTTCGCCTGATAACTTGCAGAATTTCTTGAAGATGATTTCGGGGTCTTATGTTCCGGCCTTGAAAGGGACAAAGATGGAGTATTCGGAGCCAGTTTTGTACTTGGACACCGGAATTTGGCATCCTTTAGCACCTTGTATGTATGATGATGTTAAGGAGTATTTGAATTGGTATGGAACAAGAagggatgctgatgagaagcttAGGAGTCCGAATGCGCCGGTAATTGGTTTGATTTTGCAGAGGAGCCATATTGTGACTGGAGATGATGGTCATTACGTGGCTGTGATCATGGAGCTGGAGGCCAGAGGGGCCAAGGTTATTCCGATTTTCGCTGGAGGACTTGACTTTTCGGGACCAGTGGAGAGGTTCTTGATTGATCCAATTAGTAAGAAACCGTTTGTGAATTCGGTTGTGTCCCTAACCGGCTTCGCCCTTGTTGGAGGCCCTGCCAGGCAAGACCATCCGAGAGCAGTTGAGGCATTGAGCAAGCTAGATGTTCCTTATATTGTTGCATTGCCATTGGTGTTCCAGACAACAGAAGAGTGGCTGAACAGTACTTTGGGTTTGCACCCAATTCAGGTTGCTCTTCAAGTTGCCTTACCCGAACTAGACGGTGGTATGGAGCCAATAGTTTTTGCTGGCCGAGATCCAAAAACTG GAAAATCTCACGCTCTTCACAAGAGAGTGGAGCAGCTCTGCACTAGGGCGATCAAGTGGGCTGAACTGAAAAGAAAATCAAAG GAAGAGAAGAGACTAGCAATTACTGTCTTTAGTTTCCCACCAGACAAAGGAAATGTAGGAACTGCTGCCTACCTGAATGTCTTTGCCTCCATATTCTCTGTTCTCAAAGATCTTGAGTATGATGGTTACAATGTTGAGGGACTTCCGGAGACTCCAGAAGCCTTGATCGAAGAAGTAATACATGACAAAGAAGCTCAATTCAGCAGCCCTAATCTGAACATTGCTTACAAAATGAGTGTCCGGGAATACCAAAAACTTACTCCCTACGCCACAGCACTAGAAGAAAACTGGGGAAAACCACCGGGGAATCTGAATGCGGATGGAGAGAACCTGTTGGTATATGGTAAACAATATGGTAATGTTTTCATAGGTGTTCAGCCCACCTTTGGTTATGAAGGCGATCCTATGCGGTTGCTTTTCTCTAAATCTGCTAGCCCACATCATGGATTTGCAGCCTATTACTCTTTCGTCGAGAAAATATTCAAAGCCGATGCTGTCCTTCACTTCGGGACACATGGTTCACTTGAATTCATGCCTGGAAAGCAGGTTGGGATGAGTGATGTATGTTACCCAGACAGTCTCATTGGCAATATTCCCAATGTCTATTACTATGCTGCAAACAATCCTTCTGAAGCCACCATAGCAAAACGTAGGAGTTATGCCAACACCATTAGCTATCTCACTCCTCCGGCAGAAAATGCAGGACTCTACAAAGGTCTGAAGCAACTAAGTGAACTCATTTCGTCGTACCAGTCTCTCAAGGACACTGGCCGTGGGCCACAAATTGTCAGTTCAATTATCAGCACAGCCAAACAATGCAATCTTGACAAGGATGTCGCCCTGCCGGACGAGGGCGAAGAGCTCCCAGCTAAAGAGAGAGACCTTGTAGTTGGAAAGGTGTATTCTAAGATCATGGAGATCGAGTCTCGCCTTTTGCCATGTGGGCTGCATGTCATTGGTGAGCCCCCATCAGCCTTGGAAGCAGTTGCTACTCTGGTGAATATTGCTGCTCTTGACCGTCCTGAAGATGGCATTTCTTCACTCCCATCTATACTAGCTGAGACTGTGGGAAGAAACATAGAGGAAGTTTATAGAGGGAGCGACAAAGGAATACTGAAGGACGTGGAGCTCCTTCGGCAAATAACCGAAGCGTCCCGTGGAGCAATTACTTCCTTTGTGGAGAAAACAACTAATAAGAAGGGTCAAGTTGTTGATGTATCAAATAAACTtacctcaatccttgggttcggCATAAATGAGCCATGGATTCAGTACTTGTCAAACACCAAATTCTACCGTGCTGATAGGGAAAAACTCAGAACATTGTTCGAGTTTTTGGGGGAGTGTCTGAAGTTGGTTGTGGCTGACAATGAATTGGGAAGTTTGAAACAAGCTTTGGAGGGTAAATACGTCGAGCCAGGACCCGGTGGTGATCCAATTAGAAATCCTAAAGTTCTGCCAACTGGAAAGAACATTCATGCGCTCGACCCACAAGCTATTCCTACTACTGCAGCAATGCAGAGTGCTAAAATAGTAGTAGACAGATTGATTGAGAGGCAGAAGGTTGATAATGGAGGGAAGTATCCTGAAACTATTGCACTTGTATTATGGGGAACAGACAATATCAAAACATATGGTGAATCCCTGGCTCAGGTCTTGTGGATGATTGGTGTGAGACCAGTGGCCGATACTTTCGGAAGGGTCAACCGTGTGGAACCTGTCAGTCTTGAAGAGCTTGGAAGGCCTAGGATTGATGTCGTCGTTAATTGCTCGGGAGTGTTCAGAGACCTTTTCATCAATCAG ATGAATCTTCTGGATAGAGCAGTGAAGATGGTCGCCGAGTTAGACGAACCAGCCGAGCAGAACTTTGTAAGGAAGCATGCATTGGAGCAAGCTCAATCCCTCGGGATTGATGTTCGGGAAGCTGCAACAAGGATCTTCTCCAACGCCTCAGGGTCATACTCTTCAAACATTAACCTGGCTGTGGAGAACTCCTCATGGAATGATGAGAAGCAGCTTCAGGACATGTACCTTAGCCGAAAGTCTTTCGCATTCGACTGTGATGCTCCCGGTGCAGGCATGATGGAAAAGAGAAAAGTGTTCGAGATGGCTCTGAGCACAGCAGACGCCACATTCCAAAACCTTGACTCATCAGAAATCTCCCTCACTGATGTCAGCCATTACTTTGACTCGGACCCAACTAACTTGGTTCAAAATCTAAGGAAAGATGGGAAGAAGCCAAGTGCTTACATTGCTGACACCACCACAGCCAATGCGCAG GTGCGGACCCTTGCTGAGACGGTTCGACTTGACGCAAGAACCAAGCTGCTGAACCCCAAATGGTACGAAGGCATGCTGTCAACCGGGTATGAAGGTGTCCGTGAGATCGAGAAGAGGCTGACCAACACGGTCGGGTGGAGTGCAACTTCAGGCCAAGTTGACAACTGGGTATACGAAGAAgccaacacaacattcattcaAGACGAGGAAATGCTGAAGAAGCTCATGAACACCAATCCCAACTCCTTCAGGAAGCTGGTGCAGACATTCTTGGAAGCCAATGGGCGCGGCTATTGGGAGACTTCAGAAGATAACATTGAGAAGCTGAGGCAGTTGTACTCTGAAGTTGAAGACAAGATTGAAGGCATTGATCGCTGA